Proteins encoded by one window of Sorex araneus isolate mSorAra2 chromosome 3, mSorAra2.pri, whole genome shotgun sequence:
- the LOC101549201 gene encoding disintegrin and metalloproteinase domain-containing protein 20, with amino-acid sequence MAVHEATVPVRTFVLLLMFGVCLCISGHSPTRPSQLFSPELVIPLKVTSRARGAKGMGLLSYSLRFGGQRHIIHLRVKKHLVSRHFQMFTYTDQRTLQQDRPFVPDDCYYHGYVEGIPQSLVALSTCSGGFRGMLMINDLAYEIKPVRFSASFEHLLYKIDSDDTQLPPKRCGVTDDKMAQQRKFQESFNLTLRQTHYKSWWTHRRYIDLLVFVDHLRFLYLDCNVSLVGQEVFIIVNIADSLCQSIRVDVSLTELEIWSVENPVPDWDLESFLKYFAVWKMIAFGARREHDISYVFIKKSFGITLGLAFVGGVCIFPFNSAVGSFTDKNLSFSVIVAHEIGHNLGMQHDKNECVCDRAFCIMYPSKKLTDQFSNCSYESYWNTALQFGACLLSPAQSINPEIFRIHLCGNLIVDEGEQCDCGTIYQCANDQCCLLNCTLKPGAVCNRGMCCKNCQFLPSGTLCRQQVSECDLPEWCHGNSPECPEDTFVQNGLPCSKSSVCFLSRCSSSHDIQCKRLFGKDARTASHACFQEVNIQENRFGHCGIVNNTYVRCADPNILCGRLQCENVKTVPNVIDHTTVHQFYLNGTTCWGTDYHLGMNIPDNGLVEDGTECGPKMFCLHQSCISLENACFPEICHNNGICNNKGNCHCHYGWAPPHCNVKGYGGSIDSGPPPGLLGKVKSQIGCITN; translated from the exons ATGGCAGTACATGAGGCCACAGTGCCCGTCAGGACCTTTGTCCTGCTACTCATGTTTGGggtgtgtctgtgcatttctgGTCACTCTCCGACAAGGCCCTCCCAACTCTTCTCCCCAGAATTGGTGATCCCCTTGAAGGTGACTAGCAGGGCCAGAGGTGCCAAGGGTATGGGCTTGCTCTCCTATAGTCTGCGATTTGGAGGTCAGAGACACATTATCCACTTGAGGGTCAAGAAGCACCTGGTTTCCAGACACTTCCAAATGTTCACCTACACGGACCAGAGAACCCTCCAGCAGGATCGGCCTTTTGTTCCTGATGACTGCTACTACCATGGATATGTGGAGGGGATCCCCCAGTCCCTGGTTGCTCTCAGCACCTGTTCTGGAGGCTTTCGTGGAATGCTGATGATAAATGACCTTGCCTATGAAATCAAGCCAGTTAGGTTTTCTGCCTCGTTTGAACACCTCTTGTATAAGATCGACAGCGATGACACACAGCTCCCACCTAAGAGATGTGGGGTAACAGATGACAAAATGGCTCAACAACGGAAGTTTCAAGAGTCATTTAATCTCACACTGAGGCAGACCCATTATAAATCCTGGTGGACCCACCGGAGATATATTGATTTGTTGGTGTTTGTGGATCATCTTCGTTTCCTTTATCTGGATTGTAATGTATCATTAGTAGGGCAGGAAGTATTTATTATTGTCAATATTGCTGATAGCTTGTGCCAGTCTATAAGAGTAGATGTGAGTTTGACTGAACTTGAAATCTGGAGTGTAGAAAACCCTGTGCCTGACTGGGATCTAGAGtcctttttaaaatactttgccGTGTGGAAGATGATAGCATTTGGTGCACGAAGAGAACATGATATTTCttatgttttcataaaaaaatcttttggcaTAACTCTTGGTCTCGCCTTTGTTGGGGGAGTGTGCATTTTTCCTTTTAACAGTGCAGTTGGCTCTTTTACAGATAAAAATCTGTCTTTTTCAGTTATTGTGGCTCATGAGATAGGACATAACTTGGGTATGCAGCATGATAAAAATGAATGTGTATGTGATCGTGCCTTTTGCATAATGTATCCCTCCAAGAAATTAACAGATCAGTTTAGCAACTGCAGTTATGAGAGTTATTGGAACACTGCTCTTCAGTTTGGAGCATGTCTGCTAAGTCCTGCCCAAAGCATAAACCCAGAGATATTTCGCATACATCTTTGCGGAAACCTCATAGTTGATGAAGGAGAACAGTGTGACTGTGGAACCATATACCAGTGTGCAAATGATCAGTGCTGTCTGCTGAACTGCACTCTGAAACCTGGGGCTGTCTGTAATCGTGGAATGTGTTGCAAAAACTGCCAGTTTTTACCCTCAGGGACTTTGTGTAGACAACAGGTCAGTGAATGTGACCTTCCAGAGTGGTGTCATGGCAACTCACCTGAGTGCCCCGAGGATACATTTGTGCAGAATGGACTCCCCTGTAGTAAGTCTTCCGTTTGCTTTCTGTCCAGATGTAGTAGTTCCCATGACATACAGTGCAAGAGGCTTTTTGGCAAAGATGCAAGGACTGCATCTCACGCATGCTTCCAAGAAGTGAACATCCAAGAAAATCGATTTGGTCACTGTGGTATTGTAAACAATACCTATGTAAGATGTGCAGACCCTAATATCCTGTGTGGGAGGCTTCAATGTGAAAATGTGAAAACAGTTCCTAATGTGATTGATCATACTACAGTGCATCAGTTTTACTTAAATGGTACCACCTGCTGGGGCACTGATTATCACTTAGGAATGAACATACCTGATAATGGGTTAGTGGAAGATGGCacagagtgtggtccaaaaatgttTTGTCTCCACCAGAGTTGTATCAGCCTTGAGAATGCTTGCTTTCCTGAAATCTGCCATAACAATGGTATCTGCAATAATAAAGGGAATTGCCACTGTCACTATGGATGGGCACCTCCTCACTGCAATGTCAAAGGTTATGGAGGTAGTATTGATAGTGGGCCACCTCCTGGTCTTCTTGGAAAAGTGAAGAGCCAGATCG GCTGTATCACAAACTGA
- the LOC101549476 gene encoding disintegrin and metalloproteinase domain-containing protein 20-like: MAVHEATVPRRALVLLLMFEVCLCISGHSPTRPSQLFSSPVLVIPLKVTSRARGAKGMGLLSYSLRFGGQRHIIHLRVKKHLVSRHFQVFTYTDQRTLQQDRPFVPDDCYYHGYVEGIPQSLVALSTCSGGFRGMLMINDLAYEIKPVRFSASFEHLLYKIDSNDTQFPPKRCGVTDDKIAQQQKFQESFNLTLRQTHYKSWWTHWRYIDLLVFVDHLRFLYQDRNVSLVVREVFDVVNIVDSLYQSIRVDVSLTELEIWSVQNPVPVWDIDGFLTDFVRWKSIAFGARRGHDISHVFIKKYFGRTLGLAYVGTVCSFPFNSGVDSFTSDYLAYFSITVAHEIGHNLGMRHDKIECICELEVCIMYPTFEETDQFSNCSFESYWNTALRFGNCLLNSAQSMDPERVSTHICGNLRVEEGEQCDCGTIYQCANDQCCRLNCTLETGAVCGSGMCCKNCQFSPSGTLCRQQVSECDLPEWCHGNSPECPEDAFVQNGLPCSNSSVCFLSRCSSSHDIQCKRLFGKDARTASHACFREMNIQNNRFGHCGIVRNTYVRCADPNILCGRLQCENVKTIPNMINHTTVHQFYLNGTTCWGTDYHLGMNIPDNGLVEDGTECGPKMFCLHQSCINLENSCFPEICHKNGICNSKENCHCHYGWAPPHCNVTGYGGCITTDG, from the exons ATGGCTGTACATGAGGCCACAGTCCCTCGCAGGGCCCTTGTCCTGCTACTCATGTTTGAAGTTTGTCTGTGCATTTCTGGTCACTCTCCGACCAGGCCCTCCCAGCTCTTCTCCTCCCCAGTATTGGTGATCCCCTTGAAAGTGACCAGCAGGGCCAGAGGTGCCAAGGGTATGGGCTTGCTCTCCTATAGTCTGCGATTTGGAGGTCAGAGACACATTATCCACTTGAGGGTCAAGAAGCACCTGGTTTCCAGACACTTCCAAGTGTTCACCTACACGGACCAGAGAACCCTCCAACAGGATCGGCCTTTTGTTCCTGATGACTGCTACTACCATGGATATGTGGAGGGGATCCCCCAGTCCCTGGTTGCTCTCAGCACCTGTTCTGGAGGCTTTCGTGGAATGCTGATGATAAATGACCTTGCCTATGAAATCAAGCCAGTTAGGTTTTCTGCCTCATTTGAACACCTCTTGTATAAGATCGACAGCAATGACACtcagtttccacccaagagatgTGGGGTAACAGATGACAAAATAGCTCAACAACAGAAGTTTCAAGAGTCATTTAATCTCACACTGAGGCAGACCCATTATAAATCCTGGTGGACCCACTGGAGATATATTGATTTGTTGGTGTTTGTGGATCATCTTCGTTTCCTTTATCAGGATAGAAATGTATCATTAGTAGTGCGAGAAGTATTTGATGTTGTCAATATAGTGGATAGTTTGTACCAGTCTATAAGAGTAGATGTGAGTTTGACTGAACTTGAAATCTGGAGTGTACAAAACCCCGTGCCTGTCTGGGATATAGACGGTTTTTTAACAGACTTTGTCAGATGGAAGTCAATAGCATTTGGTGCACGAAGAGGACATGATAtttctcatgttttcataaaaaaatattttggcagaACTCTTGGTCTTGCCTATGTTGGGACAGTGTGCAGTTTTCCTTTTAACAGCGGAGTTGATTCTTTCACAAGTGATTATCTGGCTTATTTTTCAATTACTGTGGCCCATGAGATAGGTCATAATTTGGGCATGCGGCATGATAAGATAGAATGTATATGTGAGCTTGAGGTTTGCATAATGTATCCCACCTTTGAAGAAACAGATCAATTTAGCAACTGCAGTTTTGAGAGTTATTGGAACACTGCTCTTCGGTTTGGAAACTGTCTGCTAAATTCTGCTCAAAGCATGGATCCGGAGAGGGTTAGCACACATATTTGTGGAAACCTCAGAGTTGAAGAAGGAGAACAGTGTGACTGTGGAACCATATACCAGTGTGCAAATGATCAGTGCTGTCGGCTGAACTGCACTCTGGAAACTGGGGCTGTCTGTGGCAGTGGAATGTGTTGCAAAAACTGCCAGTTTTCACCCTCAGGGACTTTGTGTAGACAACAGGTCAGTGAATGTGACCTTCCAGAGTGGTGTCATGGCAACTCACCTGAGTGTCCCGAGGATGCATTTGTGCAGAATGGACTCCCCTGTAGTAACTCTTCCGTTTGCTTTCTGTCCAGATGTAGTAGTTCCCATGACATACAGTGCAAGAGGCTTTTTGGCAAAGATGCAAGGACTGCATCTCACGCATGCTTCCGAGAAATGAACATCCAAAATAATCGATTTGGTCACTGTGGCATTGTAAGAAATACCTATGTAAGATGTGCAGACCCTAATATCCTGTGTGGGAGGCTTCAATGTGAAAATGTGAAAACAATTCCTAATATGATTAATCATACTACAGTGCATCAGTTTTACTTAAATGGTACCACCTGCTGGGGCACTGATTATCACTTAGGAATGAACATACCTGATAATGGGTTAGTGGAAGATGGCacagagtgtggtccaaaaatgttTTGTCTCCACCAGAGCTGTATCAACCTTGAGAATTCTTGCTTTCCTGAAATCTGCCATAAGAATGGTATCTGCAATAGTAAAGAGAATTGCCACTGTCACTATGGATGGGCACCTCCTCACTGCAATGTCACAGGTTATGGAG GCTGTATCACAACTGATGGGTGA